From Vallitalea longa, one genomic window encodes:
- a CDS encoding RraA family protein — protein MLDKKDILDKIETMNDDELFDIMKKELYTGVLTDVMDTMDLRHQFLPAYIKPLNRDMMVAGRAFTVQEADVTGTRICAEDREKPFGIMFEALDSMKKNDVYICTGSSPRYACFGGLMSTRMIKLGVAGAVVSGYTRDTKEVLSLGLPTFTRGCYAQDQGMRGRVIDYNCPIEFDNGVLVNPEDIIFGDIDGVLAIPKKHEREIVRKAFEKVYGENEVRIAIENGMSVVEAFEKYGIM, from the coding sequence ATGTTAGATAAGAAAGATATATTAGATAAGATAGAAACAATGAATGATGATGAATTATTTGATATCATGAAAAAAGAATTATATACAGGTGTTTTAACTGATGTAATGGATACAATGGATTTAAGACATCAATTCCTACCAGCTTATATAAAACCACTTAATAGAGATATGATGGTTGCTGGAAGAGCATTCACAGTTCAAGAAGCTGACGTTACAGGAACAAGAATATGTGCAGAAGATAGAGAAAAACCATTTGGAATTATGTTTGAAGCTCTTGACTCTATGAAAAAAAATGATGTTTATATATGTACAGGAAGTTCACCTAGATATGCTTGTTTTGGCGGACTTATGTCAACTAGAATGATTAAATTAGGTGTAGCAGGAGCTGTTGTAAGTGGGTACACAAGAGATACGAAAGAAGTTCTATCACTAGGATTACCAACTTTCACAAGGGGATGCTATGCACAAGATCAAGGTATGAGAGGCAGAGTGATAGATTATAATTGTCCTATTGAATTTGATAATGGTGTACTCGTTAATCCAGAGGATATAATATTTGGTGATATAGATGGAGTACTAGCTATTCCCAAAAAACATGAAAGAGAAATAGTTAGAAAAGCATTTGAAAAAGTGTATGGCGAAAATGAAGTAAGGATTGCTATAGAAAACGGAATGTCAGTAGTTGAAGCATTTGAAAAATACGGAATTATGTAA
- a CDS encoding type II toxin-antitoxin system Phd/YefM family antitoxin: MPTIRPSSDLRNKYNEISSFCHENSEPVYITKNGKGDLAVLSIETYERLVGKFELKKLLNEGIEDIKNNKVLSVEDAFRRIRKGI; this comes from the coding sequence ATGCCAACAATAAGACCAAGTTCTGATCTAAGAAATAAGTATAATGAGATATCAAGTTTTTGTCATGAAAATTCAGAACCAGTATATATAACTAAAAATGGCAAAGGGGATTTAGCTGTTTTAAGTATAGAAACTTATGAGCGTTTAGTCGGTAAATTTGAATTGAAAAAGTTGTTAAACGAAGGAATTGAGGATATTAAAAACAATAAAGTTTTATCAGTAGAAGATGCTTTTAGAAGAATTAGAAAAGGAATTTAG
- a CDS encoding type II toxin-antitoxin system Phd/YefM family antitoxin yields the protein MPKILPISDLRNNFNTISETCHKDAEPVYITKNGKGDLVVMSLAYFEQLQAKLELYEKLAVAEAERSNGAPKVSHSIFMEELRNEYHV from the coding sequence ATGCCCAAAATACTTCCTATATCTGATCTAAGAAATAATTTTAATACAATTTCTGAAACGTGTCATAAAGATGCTGAACCTGTTTATATTACTAAAAACGGTAAAGGTGACTTAGTTGTTATGAGCTTAGCTTATTTTGAACAACTTCAAGCCAAACTAGAGCTTTATGAAAAACTTGCAGTTGCTGAAGCTGAACGTTCTAATGGAGCACCAAAAGTAAGTCACAGTATTTTTATGGAAGAGTTGAGGAACGAATATCATGTCTAA
- a CDS encoding aldose 1-epimerase: MRNYGCRITEDIKIHDMKSLVMENEKLRITFLLDKGADIVELLYKPKDIDFMWRSPVEFHNPAKCNSTTGSSLHNYLDHNFGGWQEILPSGGPECNYKGAVIGMHGEVSNLPWQYRIINDTKEEISVIFLVRTVRSPFYLEKTITIKSNESTIYFDETLFNLANEDMELMWGHHPTIGEGFLDESCYIDTSAKKVFTYGEELDFDTQRLDVNSEHDWPVAKGRDGKSIDLSKVPDKNAGTADMLFLKDFGDKAYYSIYSNNKNVGFRLEWDNNIFPYAWIWLVCKGSYGYPWYGNTYNLAIEPWTSYPGAGLTKAIDNGTALKMKAGEKINFKMRVDIYEKG, from the coding sequence ATGAGAAATTATGGTTGTAGAATAACAGAAGATATTAAAATACACGATATGAAATCATTAGTGATGGAAAATGAAAAGTTAAGGATAACTTTTTTACTAGATAAAGGTGCCGATATAGTAGAACTTTTATATAAGCCAAAAGATATTGACTTCATGTGGAGGTCACCAGTAGAATTTCATAATCCAGCGAAATGTAACTCTACTACAGGGTCTAGTTTACATAACTATTTAGACCATAATTTTGGCGGTTGGCAGGAAATACTTCCTAGCGGAGGTCCAGAGTGCAATTATAAAGGTGCTGTTATCGGTATGCATGGTGAAGTAAGTAATTTGCCATGGCAATATAGGATCATAAATGATACAAAAGAAGAAATAAGTGTTATATTTTTGGTTAGAACTGTCCGCTCACCATTTTACTTAGAGAAAACTATTACCATCAAATCCAATGAATCAACCATATATTTTGATGAAACACTGTTTAATCTTGCCAATGAAGATATGGAATTGATGTGGGGTCATCATCCAACTATAGGAGAAGGTTTTCTAGATGAATCTTGCTATATAGATACATCAGCCAAAAAAGTTTTTACCTATGGTGAAGAATTGGATTTTGATACTCAGAGACTAGACGTTAATAGTGAACATGATTGGCCTGTGGCTAAGGGGAGAGATGGCAAATCAATAGATTTATCCAAAGTACCTGATAAAAATGCTGGTACGGCAGACATGCTTTTCCTAAAAGATTTTGGTGATAAGGCATACTATTCAATATATAGTAATAATAAAAATGTTGGATTCAGATTAGAGTGGGATAACAATATTTTCCCATATGCTTGGATATGGCTTGTGTGTAAAGGTTCATATGGTTATCCTTGGTATGGCAACACTTATAATCTGGCTATAGAACCTTGGACTAGTTATCCGGGAGCAGGACTTACAAAAGCAATAGATAATGGTACAGCACTTAAGATGAAAGCAGGAGAAAAGATTAATTTTAAGATGCGGGTCGATATTTATGAGAAAGGATAA
- a CDS encoding mannonate dehydratase, which translates to MAEMKIGIGLYRYMLNKENYRFAKQAGCTHIIAHLVDYYRDQDGVHGTDEVKNMGKSVANEDVWSYESIHRLKNEIEDEGLTLYAIENFAPADWYDVLLDGPKKEEQIERLKHIIRNVGKAGIPVFGYNFSIAGVWGHLRRPLARGGAVSVGFSDKEGAKQTPIKNGQIWNMTYDENEEGYIDEITTEQLWDRLTYFLNELVPVAEEVGVVLAAHPDDPPLKTLRGTPRLVYQPHLYQKLLDIYPSKSNALEFCMGTIQEMTEGNIYDAIEQYGSQEKLAYVHFRNVIGKVPEYHEVFVDEGDIDMVKALKLLKKHNFDGVLIPDHTPLFDTEIPWHMGMAHAIGYIKGIYDAVVKE; encoded by the coding sequence ATGGCAGAAATGAAAATCGGAATTGGATTATATAGATACATGCTAAATAAAGAAAATTATAGATTTGCTAAACAAGCTGGTTGTACTCATATTATAGCTCATCTAGTTGATTATTATAGAGATCAAGATGGAGTTCATGGAACTGATGAAGTTAAAAACATGGGGAAATCTGTTGCTAATGAAGATGTATGGAGTTACGAAAGCATTCATAGATTAAAAAATGAGATTGAAGATGAGGGTCTAACATTATATGCAATAGAGAACTTTGCACCAGCTGATTGGTATGATGTTCTATTGGATGGACCTAAAAAAGAAGAGCAGATTGAAAGATTGAAACATATAATAAGAAATGTTGGAAAAGCAGGTATACCTGTTTTTGGATATAATTTTAGTATTGCTGGTGTATGGGGACATCTAAGAAGACCATTAGCTAGAGGTGGAGCAGTTTCTGTTGGATTCTCTGACAAGGAAGGTGCTAAACAGACTCCAATTAAAAATGGACAGATATGGAATATGACATATGATGAAAATGAAGAAGGATACATTGATGAAATAACAACCGAGCAGTTATGGGATAGATTAACATATTTCCTTAATGAGCTTGTCCCAGTTGCTGAGGAGGTTGGTGTAGTGTTAGCTGCACATCCTGATGATCCACCACTTAAGACGTTAAGAGGTACACCAAGATTAGTTTATCAACCTCACCTTTATCAAAAGTTATTGGATATATATCCATCAAAAAGTAACGCTCTAGAATTCTGTATGGGAACTATTCAAGAAATGACAGAAGGCAATATCTATGATGCTATAGAACAATATGGTTCTCAAGAGAAATTAGCATATGTTCATTTTAGAAATGTAATAGGAAAAGTTCCTGAATATCATGAAGTCTTCGTTGATGAAGGAGATATTGATATGGTGAAAGCGTTAAAATTATTGAAAAAGCATAATTTTGATGGAGTATTGATTCCAGATCACACACCATTATTTGATACTGAGATCCCTTGGCATATGGGTATGGCTCATGCTATTGGTTATATTAAAGGGATATATGATGCGGTTGTGAAAGAGTAA
- a CDS encoding SDR family NAD(P)-dependent oxidoreductase, with amino-acid sequence MNIHELFSVKDKVVVITGSTRGIGAAIAKGYKEAGASVWIHGRKEESTKLAAEKMGFKKYFAADLSNMQAVEKMANHIISVESRVDVLINNAGYEEHASIENMDFNLMDKIYDINTKAHYLLFSKLIPLLKKSDSGSVINVTSIHDLVAVRNNSPYCMSKAAMGMMSKVAALELGKSGIRVNNLAPGAIATDMNRDLLKKLEKDNGTSFGEWIPLNRVGEVEEMVGPAIFLGSKASSYITGTTLYADGGYKENLLRY; translated from the coding sequence ATGAATATACATGAATTATTTAGCGTTAAAGATAAGGTCGTTGTAATAACTGGTTCTACAAGAGGCATAGGTGCAGCTATAGCAAAAGGATATAAAGAGGCTGGTGCTTCAGTTTGGATACATGGAAGAAAAGAGGAATCCACTAAGCTAGCAGCAGAAAAGATGGGTTTCAAGAAATATTTTGCAGCAGATTTATCTAATATGCAAGCTGTTGAAAAGATGGCAAACCATATAATAAGTGTTGAGTCAAGAGTGGATGTACTAATTAATAATGCTGGATATGAAGAACATGCATCCATTGAAAATATGGATTTTAACCTTATGGATAAGATATATGATATTAATACAAAAGCCCATTATCTATTATTCAGTAAATTGATTCCTCTATTAAAAAAATCAGATAGTGGATCAGTAATCAATGTTACATCTATACATGATCTGGTAGCAGTTAGAAACAATTCTCCTTATTGTATGTCAAAAGCTGCAATGGGAATGATGTCAAAAGTAGCAGCTCTTGAATTAGGGAAAAGCGGTATAAGAGTCAACAACTTAGCACCAGGTGCTATAGCAACAGATATGAATAGAGATCTACTCAAGAAATTAGAAAAAGACAATGGGACAAGTTTTGGTGAATGGATACCACTAAACAGAGTCGGAGAAGTAGAAGAGATGGTTGGACCAGCTATTTTTCTAGGAAGTAAAGCATCTTCTTACATAACAGGAACTACTTTATATGCTGATGGTGGTTATAAAGAGAATCTATTGAGATATTAG
- a CDS encoding GNAT family N-acetyltransferase — translation MVELKEITKNNLDNVLKLKVAKNQEDFVSSNVHSLAQAWVYRKTAFPFAIYADNVMVGFIMLGYYESKNQYTIWKLMIDKQYQNRGFAKKALNLAINYLVNNFTVKTIVLGVAFENTTARNLYRSFGFKETGESDEFQFEMGLVIDT, via the coding sequence ATGGTTGAGCTTAAAGAAATTACTAAAAACAATCTTGATAATGTTCTAAAACTAAAAGTAGCTAAAAATCAAGAAGATTTTGTATCTTCTAATGTTCACTCCTTGGCTCAAGCATGGGTATATAGAAAAACAGCCTTTCCATTTGCGATTTATGCAGATAATGTAATGGTTGGATTTATTATGTTGGGATATTATGAGTCTAAAAACCAATATACCATATGGAAACTTATGATAGACAAACAATATCAAAATAGAGGATTTGCCAAAAAGGCCTTAAATCTTGCAATTAATTATTTAGTTAATAATTTTACTGTTAAAACAATCGTTTTGGGTGTTGCTTTTGAAAATACAACAGCAAGAAATTTATACCGTTCTTTTGGCTTCAAAGAAACTGGTGAATCTGATGAATTTCAATTTGAAATGGGTTTAGTAATTGATACGTGA
- a CDS encoding GNAT family N-acetyltransferase: MNIRKFEERDVLDVADLAMRTFQQYNGLDFYNEEAITNTLNYFDTTKNTKQVLLEKFSKKPISYVAEEEGQIVGMINGVANRISSLFVDGSQHRKGIGKALLENYVFEAKEYDSDFISIESSLYAAEFYQKMGFVKTTDIVNHMGLKVYKMEKKL, encoded by the coding sequence ATGAATATTAGAAAATTTGAGGAAAGAGATGTATTAGACGTTGCAGATTTAGCTATGAGAACGTTTCAACAATATAATGGTTTAGATTTCTATAATGAAGAAGCAATAACTAACACATTGAATTACTTTGATACTACTAAGAATACTAAACAAGTTCTCTTAGAGAAGTTTAGCAAAAAACCAATATCTTATGTCGCTGAAGAAGAGGGGCAGATTGTTGGAATGATAAACGGTGTTGCAAACAGAATTAGTAGTCTTTTTGTGGATGGGTCACAACATAGAAAAGGAATTGGAAAGGCATTGCTCGAGAATTATGTTTTTGAAGCGAAGGAATATGATTCAGATTTTATCAGTATTGAATCTTCATTATATGCAGCTGAGTTTTACCAAAAGATGGGTTTCGTAAAGACCACGGATATTGTTAATCATATGGGATTGAAGGTATATAAGATGGAGAAAAAATTATAA
- a CDS encoding type II toxin-antitoxin system RelE/ParE family toxin — protein sequence MSKPYKIIYYPTAMDDVRNILNYISIDNPPAAYHLIDKIDHAIQSLADFPSKGAIPKDPQLKTKQYRMLIIESYIVFYISNHTLSEIEIMRVLSSKIIKIFFDAH from the coding sequence ATGTCTAAACCATATAAAATAATTTATTACCCTACTGCTATGGATGATGTTAGGAATATCTTAAATTATATTTCCATTGATAATCCACCCGCAGCCTATCATTTAATTGATAAAATCGATCATGCTATTCAATCCTTAGCTGATTTTCCTTCTAAAGGTGCTATACCAAAAGACCCTCAACTCAAAACAAAACAATATAGAATGCTGATTATTGAATCATATATTGTTTTTTACATATCAAATCATACATTATCGGAGATTGAAATTATGAGAGTCTTATCAAGCAAAATTATAAAAATCTTCTTTGACGCTCATTAG
- a CDS encoding ABC transporter permease has protein sequence MNANSNNKYINKISKFSSNHILEIILFIVSIIIAFSAPGFFTSGNLLNILRNASLKGVIAFGMTMVIITGEIDLSISSTVALSGVITGTVAGKIASTGIMSLEYSVIIGMIVAILAAALVGLVNAIIHTKFNIPTFIITLAMLNIVYGLAAIISKGFPVTTFPAWYSKIGAGQIGSIPIPAIILLVVFFIVWMVMDYTKFGRSVYAVGGNRESARLSGINVKFVKIIVLVMVQVTAAIAGIMVSSQVMSGAHPFGKGWEMDVISSVIIGGASLTGGIGKVKGTFIGIIFLGVLLNGMTLLNINEYVQYVVRGGLILMAVLINTVQSRKIV, from the coding sequence ATGAATGCGAATTCTAATAATAAATATATAAATAAAATAAGTAAATTTAGCTCGAATCATATACTTGAAATAATACTTTTTATAGTGTCTATAATTATAGCCTTTTCAGCACCAGGGTTTTTTACATCAGGCAATCTACTTAACATATTAAGAAATGCATCACTAAAAGGTGTTATTGCCTTTGGTATGACTATGGTTATAATAACTGGTGAAATTGATCTTTCAATCTCATCAACAGTTGCTTTATCAGGTGTAATAACAGGTACAGTTGCAGGTAAAATTGCAAGTACTGGTATTATGTCATTAGAATATTCAGTAATAATTGGAATGATAGTTGCCATACTAGCAGCTGCTTTGGTAGGATTAGTAAATGCAATTATACATACTAAATTCAATATACCTACATTTATTATCACTTTAGCCATGTTAAATATTGTATATGGCTTAGCTGCTATAATATCAAAAGGTTTTCCTGTAACAACTTTCCCAGCTTGGTATAGCAAAATTGGTGCTGGACAAATAGGTTCTATACCTATACCTGCAATAATTTTATTGGTTGTATTTTTTATTGTTTGGATGGTAATGGATTATACTAAATTTGGTAGAAGTGTATATGCTGTAGGTGGTAATAGAGAATCAGCAAGATTGTCAGGAATTAATGTAAAATTTGTAAAAATTATTGTATTAGTTATGGTTCAAGTGACTGCTGCTATAGCAGGAATTATGGTTTCATCACAGGTTATGTCAGGTGCACATCCTTTTGGTAAAGGATGGGAAATGGATGTTATTTCTTCAGTTATTATTGGTGGAGCATCTTTAACAGGTGGTATTGGTAAGGTTAAAGGAACTTTTATAGGTATTATTTTCTTAGGAGTATTGTTGAATGGTATGACATTGCTAAATATTAATGAATATGTACAATATGTTGTTAGAGGCGGATTAATTCTTATGGCTGTTCTTATTAATACTGTACAATCTAGAAAAATCGTTTAA
- a CDS encoding type II toxin-antitoxin system RelE/ParE family toxin, translating to MDNYRVVITEKAIKDIMEILEYVSITLLDDEAAKKLVENMEIAIQSLADMPKRNALLKDKELSLKGIRRIIVGNYIIFYICSDKDLLVSVIRVLYNKREWENII from the coding sequence ATGGATAATTATAGAGTTGTAATTACTGAGAAAGCAATCAAAGACATAATGGAAATATTAGAGTATGTTTCCATAACTCTTTTAGATGACGAAGCAGCAAAAAAACTTGTTGAAAACATGGAGATAGCGATTCAAAGCTTAGCTGATATGCCGAAACGAAATGCATTACTAAAGGATAAGGAATTATCTTTAAAAGGTATCAGAAGGATTATAGTTGGTAATTATATAATTTTTTATATATGTTCGGATAAAGACTTATTAGTTAGTGTTATTAGAGTTTTATATAATAAAAGAGAATGGGAAAACATAATATAA
- a CDS encoding helix-turn-helix domain-containing protein yields the protein MIFPRVRHLREDLDLKQKDIASIIGIDQSTYSDYENGKLNIPIETFIKLADYYNTSIDFLVGRTDKK from the coding sequence ATGATTTTTCCAAGAGTAAGACACTTAAGAGAAGATTTGGATTTAAAACAAAAGGATATTGCAAGTATAATTGGTATTGACCAAAGTACATATTCAGATTATGAAAATGGCAAACTAAATATCCCAATTGAGACTTTCATAAAATTAGCTGATTACTACAATACTAGTATTGATTTTCTAGTTGGTAGAACTGATAAAAAGTGA
- a CDS encoding class I SAM-dependent methyltransferase: MIDIAKINKYDRIKLIVGASSQNYDGWIQTQREDLDLLKRLDWEGSFGERKIHNILAEHVWEHLSYDEAIESAKILYDFLDNNGLIRIAVPDGNFRNEWYQNTIQVGGPGPKDHPAAGHKIVYTYKTIAMPFTQAGFKVDLLEYCDENGVFHFKEWDEKKGFIYRSKRFDHRNKGKELGFVSLIIDVKKN; this comes from the coding sequence ATGATTGATATTGCTAAAATAAACAAATATGATAGGATTAAATTGATAGTTGGAGCATCTTCACAGAATTATGACGGATGGATTCAAACACAACGAGAAGATTTGGATTTATTAAAAAGATTAGATTGGGAAGGAAGCTTTGGTGAGAGAAAAATTCATAATATTTTAGCGGAACACGTATGGGAACATCTTAGCTATGATGAAGCTATTGAATCTGCAAAGATATTATATGATTTTTTAGATAATAATGGTTTGATTAGAATCGCTGTACCAGATGGTAATTTTAGAAATGAGTGGTATCAGAATACAATACAAGTAGGAGGACCTGGACCTAAAGACCATCCAGCTGCTGGGCATAAGATAGTATATACATATAAAACTATTGCAATGCCATTTACACAGGCTGGTTTTAAAGTGGATTTATTAGAATATTGTGATGAAAATGGTGTGTTTCATTTTAAAGAATGGGATGAAAAAAAAGGTTTTATATATAGGTCAAAACGATTCGATCATCGAAATAAAGGTAAAGAATTAGGTTTTGTATCATTAATAATTGACGTGAAAAAGAACTAA
- a CDS encoding VOC family protein, giving the protein MNITFQLKSLYVCVKDMERAINFYESFLGQKVTERSDIYSVFDINGFRYGLFANEKMNEPKRWGNNCLPSFEVNDIDLLLEKLEELDCDIVFPLTVIGENKVLEFTDSEGNDIEITCPLK; this is encoded by the coding sequence ATGAATATAACATTCCAACTAAAATCGCTATATGTCTGTGTTAAGGATATGGAAAGAGCGATTAATTTTTATGAGAGTTTTTTAGGTCAGAAAGTTACTGAAAGAAGTGATATATATAGTGTTTTTGATATTAATGGTTTTAGATATGGATTATTTGCCAATGAAAAAATGAATGAACCTAAAAGATGGGGGAATAATTGTTTGCCAAGCTTTGAAGTAAATGATATTGATTTGCTTTTAGAAAAGCTTGAGGAATTAGATTGTGATATAGTTTTTCCACTAACAGTTATAGGGGAAAATAAGGTTTTGGAGTTTACTGATAGTGAGGGTAATGATATAGAAATTACTTGTCCTTTGAAATGA
- a CDS encoding VOC family protein, with product MKNYAQVYVKNSFEAAEMYCKAFGAEITFEVKNDDKTAYAHCELSVDGEGFLALSEAANPCDVNIVHKVKWETMTFNVFEMGSEESVCNAFNILSNGGVIINPIQEVPWSKCCATVIDKFGVCWWIAI from the coding sequence ATGAAAAATTATGCTCAAGTTTATGTGAAAAATAGTTTTGAAGCGGCAGAAATGTATTGCAAAGCTTTTGGTGCAGAAATTACATTTGAAGTGAAAAATGATGACAAAACTGCTTATGCGCACTGTGAATTGTCTGTAGATGGTGAAGGGTTTTTAGCATTAAGTGAAGCAGCGAATCCTTGTGACGTAAACATAGTTCACAAAGTGAAATGGGAAACTATGACGTTTAATGTTTTTGAGATGGGAAGCGAAGAATCGGTTTGTAACGCCTTTAATATTTTGAGTAATGGCGGTGTTATTATTAATCCAATTCAGGAAGTGCCATGGAGCAAATGTTGTGCGACTGTTATAGATAAATTTGGAGTGTGTTGGTGGATTGCAATTTAA
- a CDS encoding M24 family metallopeptidase: MNKQKISMVSKIIIEKELGAIIFFRPDELMMTLGYRPYWGLSVAVCYEHSNPILYVPALEPKLRLPKDIVVKRYPWGETSEDPFEILYEMIKEDIKEYGNYSKPVSLIKNVGNTTPCILSAEQPPLPSDFVENLMKVSKGGYKNVDEEILDLYNFKTCEDIEGIRLCNKVAGIGIKAFYDSLQEGLTEAEVSAKMEYAVRTQIGKNGVKYASGFAQVQSGINGADGGRYNWVTDKKLENGDLVMTEFAVVVNGYWADITRTGKVGIPSKEDIRLHEAVKKAQDKALSLVREGAISEDLQKAASEVLDTECVGKYFTHGLGHGVGFRYHDPGIRIAKGNKEVLKEGMVITIEPGIYDSSFGGIRIEENVLVTKNGYEILSKFTRELKGD; the protein is encoded by the coding sequence ATGAATAAGCAAAAAATATCAATGGTAAGTAAAATAATTATAGAAAAAGAATTAGGTGCGATAATATTCTTTAGACCGGATGAACTTATGATGACTCTTGGTTATAGACCATACTGGGGATTGTCTGTTGCAGTATGCTATGAGCATTCCAATCCAATTTTGTATGTACCTGCTTTAGAACCAAAGCTAAGATTACCGAAAGACATAGTAGTTAAAAGATATCCATGGGGCGAAACAAGTGAAGATCCTTTTGAAATTCTATATGAAATGATTAAAGAAGATATTAAGGAATACGGAAATTATTCTAAACCTGTATCATTAATAAAGAATGTAGGAAATACAACTCCTTGCATACTATCAGCAGAACAACCACCATTGCCAAGTGATTTCGTAGAGAATCTTATGAAAGTCAGCAAAGGCGGATATAAGAATGTGGATGAAGAGATATTGGATCTATATAATTTTAAGACATGTGAAGATATAGAAGGTATTAGGCTTTGTAATAAAGTTGCAGGTATTGGAATAAAAGCTTTTTATGACTCTCTTCAAGAAGGATTAACCGAAGCAGAAGTATCAGCTAAAATGGAATATGCAGTTAGAACGCAGATTGGTAAAAATGGTGTTAAGTATGCAAGTGGTTTTGCACAAGTTCAATCTGGAATAAATGGGGCAGATGGAGGCAGATATAACTGGGTTACTGACAAAAAGCTGGAGAATGGTGATCTAGTAATGACTGAATTTGCTGTTGTTGTTAATGGCTATTGGGCAGATATAACTAGAACAGGAAAAGTTGGGATTCCAAGCAAAGAAGATATAAGATTACATGAAGCAGTTAAGAAAGCACAAGATAAAGCTTTATCTTTAGTAAGGGAGGGAGCAATTTCTGAAGATTTGCAAAAGGCTGCCAGCGAAGTACTGGATACTGAATGTGTCGGTAAATATTTTACTCATGGGCTAGGTCATGGAGTTGGATTCAGGTACCACGATCCAGGTATAAGAATTGCCAAAGGTAATAAAGAGGTGTTAAAAGAAGGCATGGTTATTACTATTGAACCTGGAATTTATGATAGTTCTTTTGGTGGAATTAGAATAGAAGAGAATGTATTAGTTACGAAAAACGGCTATGAGATACTTTCTAAGTTTACTAGAGAATTAAAGGGAGATTAA